A single region of the Penaeus monodon isolate SGIC_2016 chromosome 18, NSTDA_Pmon_1, whole genome shotgun sequence genome encodes:
- the LOC119584582 gene encoding pleckstrin homology domain-containing family J member 1-like has product MRFNEEELAEFALNPGDHEGRLTHKGPPRTLYDTAYKERWFKLKANFLFYYRLNEFGGVEKNEPTGVFVLENIEVQREEEANLPFGFAIRWKDDPDRKQLFFAHSEASVQSWIGKILHASYDHLRAQLIMLRVQIRRKTGKDPLEHYGTPLPQRAAMALLPLQSVSLQDLFISPSSAYSVSSAPSSPSMSHCLTPMVPESSSRYNRLAKSPDLRLRIPKSPSLRVPTRSAPVPPPRRAKKVEPENGILRDQPHTRGIGRTRASFKCHLVEECPKEPPPSLLD; this is encoded by the exons ATGAGGTTTAATGAGGAAGAGCTAGCGGAGTTCGCTCTCAATCCTGGCGATCATGAGGGAAGGCTCACTCACAAGGGTCCCCCTCGGACTCTATATGACACAG CGTATAAGGAACGGTGGTTTAAGTTGAAGGCCAACTTCCTCTTCTATTATCGACTTAATGAGTTTGGAGGAGTTGAGAAAAACGAG CCCACGGGTGTGTTTGTGCTGGAAAACATCGAGGTTCAGCGGGAGGAGGAGGCTAATCTCCCCTTCGGATTTGCTATCAGGTGGAAG GATGATCCGGACAGAAAGCAGTTGTTCTTTGCACATTCGGAGGCCAGTGTTCAGTCCTGGATTGGCAAAATTTTACATGCAAG TTACGATCACTTGCGAGCCCAGCTGATCATGCTAAGGGTACAGATCAGAAGGAAAACAGGCAAA GATCCGCTGGAGCACTATGGCACCCCACTACCTCAGCGTGCAGCCATGGCCCTGTTGCCCCTCCAGTCCGTCTCCCTCCAGgatctcttcatctctccgtcGTCAGCCTATAGTGTCTCCTCAGCGCCGTCTAGTCCCTCCATGAGTCATTGCTTGACCCCTATGGTCCCAGAGAGTTCTTCCAGATACAATCGCTTGGCCAAGAGTCCAGACTTGAGGTTGCGAATCCCCAAGAGTCCGTCTCTGAGAGTGCCCACTAGGAGTGCTCCTGTTCCGCCTCCGAGGAGGGCCAAGAAAGTTGAGCCAGAAAATGG AATACTCCGTGATCAGCCACACACCCGTGGAATTGGCCGCACAAGAGCTTCCTTCAAGTGCCACTTAGTTGAGGAGTGCCCAAAGGAACCTCCACCAAGTCTCCTTGACTGA